One window of Burkholderia vietnamiensis LMG 10929 genomic DNA carries:
- a CDS encoding septal ring lytic transglycosylase RlpA family protein: protein MNFRFPTRFGTIALFFALTGCAVPSSQTTGSANQKGAVNKTAAAAKADDDKQQLNFDSALASMPAADSKDAKKASLADAEPIDGADVSEFRQTGRASWYGRDFHGRRTANGERFNMNALTAAHRTLPLSSYIKVTNASTGKWVVVKVNDRGPFKRGRVLDLSYAAAKMIGLVHAGTGRVKIEGLSPQEAREARDEMFASLSSK from the coding sequence ATGAATTTTCGATTTCCGACTCGATTCGGGACCATTGCTTTATTTTTTGCGCTGACGGGCTGTGCCGTGCCGTCCAGCCAGACCACCGGCAGCGCCAACCAGAAGGGTGCGGTCAACAAGACCGCTGCCGCCGCGAAGGCGGACGACGACAAGCAGCAACTGAATTTCGATTCCGCGCTGGCGTCGATGCCGGCCGCGGACAGCAAGGACGCGAAGAAGGCATCGCTCGCCGATGCCGAGCCGATCGACGGCGCCGATGTGTCCGAATTCCGTCAGACCGGCCGCGCATCGTGGTATGGCCGCGATTTCCACGGCCGCCGCACCGCGAACGGCGAGCGCTTCAACATGAACGCGCTGACCGCCGCGCATCGCACGCTGCCGCTGTCTTCGTACATCAAGGTGACCAACGCGTCGACCGGCAAGTGGGTCGTCGTGAAGGTCAACGATCGCGGGCCGTTCAAGCGCGGCCGCGTGCTCGACCTGTCGTATGCCGCCGCGAAGATGATCGGCCTCGTGCATGCCGGCACGGGCCGCGTGAAGATCGAAGGGCTGTCGCCGCAGGAAGCGCGTGAGGCGCGCGACGAGATGTTCGCGTCGCTGTCGTCGAAGTAA
- a CDS encoding MBL fold metallo-hydrolase, with product MKVTLIPVTPFQQNCSLLVCEKTGRAAVVDPGGDLERIEQEIARQNVQLEKVLLTHGHVDHCAGAKALATHYGVPIVGPQEDERFWIEQLPTQSQRFGFPAAEAFEPDQWLHDGDTVRFGDETLEVYHCPGHTPGHVVFFSRAHRVAIVGDVLFAGSIGRTDFPRGNHADLVRSIKEKLWPLGDDVTFVPGHGPVSTFGDERRTNPFVSDKVFG from the coding sequence ATGAAAGTCACGCTCATTCCGGTCACGCCGTTCCAGCAGAACTGCTCTCTGCTCGTCTGCGAAAAGACCGGCCGCGCCGCCGTCGTCGATCCCGGCGGCGATCTCGAACGCATCGAACAGGAGATCGCGCGGCAGAACGTGCAGCTCGAGAAAGTGCTGCTCACGCACGGCCACGTCGATCACTGCGCGGGCGCGAAGGCGCTCGCGACGCACTACGGCGTGCCGATCGTCGGCCCGCAGGAAGACGAGCGCTTCTGGATCGAGCAGTTGCCGACGCAGAGTCAGCGCTTCGGCTTCCCGGCCGCCGAAGCGTTCGAGCCCGACCAGTGGCTGCACGACGGCGACACCGTCCGGTTCGGCGACGAGACGCTCGAGGTCTACCACTGCCCCGGCCACACGCCCGGCCACGTGGTGTTCTTCAGCCGCGCGCATCGCGTCGCGATCGTCGGCGACGTGCTGTTCGCCGGCTCGATCGGCCGCACCGATTTCCCGCGCGGCAATCACGCCGACCTCGTGCGTTCGATCAAGGAAAAGCTGTGGCCGCTCGGCGACGACGTCACCTTCGTGCCGGGCCACGGTCCGGTGTCGACCTTCGGCGACGAGCGCCGCACGAACCCGTTCGTGTCCGACAAGGTATTCGGATGA
- the rsmI gene encoding 16S rRNA (cytidine(1402)-2'-O)-methyltransferase — protein sequence MTALLELAQTQHYPSAALYVVATPIGNAADITLRALHVLGLADRIAAEDTRNTGQLLARYGISKPLLAVHEHNEREAALRVVELLRAGERVAYVSDAGTPGISDPGARLVDAVRAAGFAVIPLPGASAAVTAVSVAGAWAGAFTFAGFLPPKAKQRASALQALVQHPYALVFYEAPHRIAETVAALADAFGPARRLLIARELTKLHEQLFEGTLAEGQSWLDGDANRQRGEFVLVVEGAPSDAGAADDTAHDALLKLLLEEVPVKSAAKLAAALTGASRNTLYARALALKEG from the coding sequence ATGACTGCCCTCCTCGAACTCGCGCAAACCCAGCACTATCCGAGCGCCGCGCTCTACGTGGTCGCAACGCCGATCGGCAACGCCGCCGACATCACGCTGCGCGCGCTGCACGTGCTCGGCCTCGCCGACCGCATCGCTGCCGAAGACACCCGCAACACCGGCCAGCTGCTCGCGCGCTACGGCATCTCGAAGCCGCTCCTGGCCGTGCACGAGCACAACGAACGCGAAGCCGCGCTGCGCGTGGTCGAGCTGCTGCGCGCCGGCGAGCGCGTGGCCTACGTGTCCGACGCCGGCACGCCGGGCATCTCGGACCCCGGCGCGCGGCTCGTCGACGCGGTGCGCGCGGCCGGCTTCGCGGTGATTCCGCTGCCGGGCGCGAGCGCGGCCGTGACCGCGGTGAGCGTGGCCGGCGCCTGGGCCGGCGCGTTCACGTTCGCGGGCTTCCTGCCGCCGAAGGCGAAGCAGCGCGCGAGCGCACTGCAGGCGCTCGTGCAGCACCCGTACGCGCTGGTGTTCTACGAAGCGCCGCACCGGATCGCCGAAACCGTCGCGGCGCTCGCCGACGCGTTCGGCCCCGCACGCCGGTTGCTGATCGCGCGCGAGCTCACCAAGCTACATGAACAGCTGTTCGAGGGCACCCTGGCCGAAGGACAGAGCTGGCTCGACGGCGATGCGAACCGGCAGCGCGGCGAGTTCGTGCTGGTCGTCGAAGGCGCGCCGTCCGATGCCGGCGCAGCCGACGACACCGCGCACGACGCGCTGCTCAAGCTGTTGCTGGAAGAAGTGCCGGTCAAGAGCGCGGCGAAGCTGGCGGCCGCGCTGACGGGCGCGTCGCGCAACACGCTGTACGCACGCGCGCTGGCGTTGAAGGAAGGCTGA